In Propionimicrobium sp. PCR01-08-3, one DNA window encodes the following:
- a CDS encoding acyltransferase family protein, protein MPARSTTTSLYSGFRPEVQGLRAVAVLMVVVYHIFIGRVSGGVDIFLLISAFFMTLSFVRKFDDGRPLAIGRYWLHTFKRLLPVAIGTIGITLFALVKWFPEWAYWAYRGEALASVFYLENWQLAANQADYYAAGDSLASPFQHFWSLSVQGQVFLAWPLIFALTALICRKTGRRPVRVLAWVFGSIFVASLVFSIYLTHANQQLAYFHTSARAWEFALGSLLALAIPFVRPVKWRRVALGWIGFAGMISCGAVLDVQGVFPGWIALWPLGSAAAIMAAGQSGSPLGVDRILSWRPVQRLGDSAYALYLVHWPILATFRAVTDQIHVPPLAGLVLIAGSIALAITLTKLVDEPLRRWKWSEATNRRMAIVVAGWLCIGAVPSGIWINYDSQRLRAETEQARMQFVRNNPGAQSLMSDFVYEGEPGAPVLPKVGELNRQWVSFPEQCSARFAPQNDLGAGECWQTPTAFLPSLTVVVVGNSHTQQLLGTLQPIAAERNWQLVILHSPGCSFGLGGPEPCQQTSAAFSQYLLDVNPDVVITLATRTEVENAAGERVPDGFAQVIDPLLDAGISVVGLRDTPRFASAPVDCFARANESLDECSVPLEQMQASANPARAWDERPGFSNVDLSDLYCPKDECPVVIGNVLVWMDHDHLTQDYASTMAVPARNRIVTAVEG, encoded by the coding sequence GTGCCTGCACGATCTACGACCACTTCTTTGTACTCCGGATTCCGGCCCGAAGTACAGGGTCTGCGTGCGGTGGCGGTGCTGATGGTGGTCGTCTATCACATCTTCATCGGGCGGGTTTCCGGCGGCGTCGACATCTTCTTGCTGATCTCGGCGTTCTTCATGACGCTGTCGTTCGTTCGCAAGTTCGACGATGGCCGCCCGCTGGCGATCGGACGCTACTGGCTGCACACCTTCAAAAGGTTGTTGCCGGTCGCGATCGGCACGATCGGGATCACCTTGTTTGCGCTGGTGAAGTGGTTCCCGGAGTGGGCCTATTGGGCCTATCGCGGTGAGGCGTTGGCGTCCGTCTTCTACCTGGAGAACTGGCAGCTGGCGGCGAACCAGGCCGACTACTATGCCGCCGGTGACTCGCTCGCCTCACCATTTCAGCATTTCTGGTCGCTGTCGGTGCAAGGCCAGGTCTTCTTGGCGTGGCCGTTGATCTTCGCGCTCACGGCCCTGATCTGCCGGAAAACGGGGCGCCGGCCGGTCAGGGTGCTGGCCTGGGTCTTCGGTTCCATCTTCGTCGCATCGTTGGTGTTCTCGATCTACCTGACGCACGCGAACCAGCAGCTCGCCTACTTCCACACCAGCGCCCGGGCATGGGAATTTGCTCTCGGATCGCTGTTGGCACTGGCGATTCCGTTCGTTCGTCCGGTCAAGTGGCGCAGAGTGGCCCTGGGCTGGATCGGTTTCGCCGGCATGATCTCGTGTGGAGCGGTGCTCGATGTACAGGGGGTCTTTCCCGGCTGGATAGCGCTGTGGCCGCTGGGTTCGGCAGCCGCGATCATGGCTGCCGGGCAGTCCGGCTCGCCGCTGGGAGTGGACCGGATCTTGTCGTGGCGTCCGGTGCAGAGGCTGGGCGACTCCGCCTACGCCTTATATCTGGTGCATTGGCCGATCCTGGCCACCTTCCGGGCCGTCACCGATCAAATACACGTGCCTCCGTTGGCAGGTCTGGTGCTGATCGCCGGCTCGATCGCGCTGGCGATCACGCTGACCAAGCTCGTGGACGAGCCGCTGCGCCGTTGGAAATGGTCCGAGGCCACCAATCGGCGGATGGCTATCGTCGTTGCCGGCTGGCTATGCATCGGCGCGGTGCCCAGCGGCATCTGGATCAACTACGACTCCCAGCGGTTGCGTGCCGAGACCGAACAAGCACGCATGCAATTCGTCCGGAACAATCCCGGCGCCCAGTCGTTGATGAGCGACTTCGTCTACGAAGGCGAACCCGGCGCGCCCGTGCTGCCGAAGGTCGGCGAACTGAACCGGCAATGGGTGAGCTTCCCCGAACAATGCTCGGCACGATTCGCCCCGCAAAACGACCTGGGTGCGGGCGAATGCTGGCAGACCCCCACTGCCTTTCTGCCGTCGCTCACGGTGGTGGTGGTCGGCAACTCCCACACCCAGCAGCTGCTCGGTACCCTGCAGCCGATCGCTGCAGAGCGCAACTGGCAGCTGGTGATCCTGCATTCTCCCGGATGCAGTTTCGGGCTGGGTGGGCCGGAGCCCTGTCAACAGACGAGCGCCGCCTTCTCGCAGTATCTGCTCGACGTCAATCCCGATGTGGTGATCACGCTCGCCACCCGCACAGAAGTGGAGAATGCGGCAGGGGAGCGGGTTCCCGATGGCTTCGCACAGGTCATCGACCCGCTGCTGGACGCAGGTATCTCTGTGGTGGGTCTCCGCGACACGCCACGGTTCGCGAGCGCCCCGGTGGACTGCTTCGCGCGGGCGAACGAATCGTTGGACGAATGCAGCGTGCCCTTGGAACAGATGCAGGCGAGCGCGAATCCGGCGAGAGCCTGGGACGAGCGTCCCGGATTCAGCAATGTCGACCTGAGCGATCTGTACTGCCCGAAAGACGAGTGCCCCGTGGTGATCGGCAATGTTCTGGTCTGGATGGATCATGATCATCTGACCCAGGATTATGCCTCGACGATGGCGGTGCCGGCCCGCAATCGCATCGTGACTGCCGTCGAAGGCTGA
- the rplM gene encoding 50S ribosomal protein L13 — MTTYSPKPGDLTRNWLVIDATDVVLGRLATTVAGLLRGKNKPTFAPHMDGGDFVIVVNASKVALTGKKSTDSKRYTVSGRPGGLRTFTAGELRDNDPRALVEKAVWGMMPKNKLSRQQMGKLKVYSGPDHPHAAQQPQPYEITQIAQ; from the coding sequence GTGACTACTTACAGCCCGAAGCCTGGTGATCTCACCAGGAATTGGCTCGTGATCGATGCCACAGACGTCGTGCTGGGACGCTTGGCCACCACGGTGGCCGGGCTACTGCGCGGCAAGAACAAGCCGACGTTCGCTCCCCATATGGACGGCGGTGACTTCGTGATCGTCGTCAACGCCTCCAAGGTGGCGCTGACCGGCAAGAAGTCGACCGACTCGAAGCGTTACACCGTCTCCGGACGCCCCGGCGGCCTGCGTACCTTCACCGCCGGCGAGCTTCGCGACAACGATCCCCGTGCCCTGGTCGAGAAGGCCGTGTGGGGCATGATGCCGAAGAACAAGCTGAGCCGTCAGCAGATGGGCAAGCTCAAGGTCTACTCCGGACCGGATCACCCGCATGCTGCGCAGCAGCCGCAGCCGTACGAGATCACCCAGATCGCGCAGTGA
- the rpsI gene encoding 30S ribosomal protein S9, producing MSETQTEEVETNTTPFTDEQNREIAYRADSAAGAQGASTSRPSVIAAGQGTGRRKEAIARVRLVPGTGKWSINGRSLEDYFPNKVHQQSINEPFVTAGVVGSYDVIVRLAGGGVTGQAGAVRLGIARALNAIDAEASRPALKKAGLLTRDARIKERKKAGLKKARKAPQYSKR from the coding sequence GTGTCCGAGACTCAGACCGAAGAAGTCGAAACCAATACCACCCCGTTCACCGATGAGCAGAACCGCGAGATCGCCTATCGTGCGGATTCGGCAGCAGGCGCCCAGGGTGCCTCCACGTCGCGTCCGTCGGTCATCGCTGCGGGCCAGGGCACCGGCCGCCGCAAGGAGGCCATCGCCCGCGTCCGCCTGGTGCCGGGCACTGGCAAGTGGTCGATCAATGGCCGCTCGCTGGAGGATTACTTCCCGAACAAGGTGCACCAGCAGTCGATCAACGAGCCCTTCGTCACCGCCGGTGTGGTGGGCTCCTATGACGTGATCGTGCGCCTGGCAGGCGGCGGCGTGACCGGCCAGGCCGGTGCGGTTCGCCTGGGCATCGCCCGTGCACTGAACGCCATCGACGCCGAGGCCAGCCGTCCCGCCTTGAAGAAGGCCGGCCTGCTAACCCGTGACGCCCGCATCAAGGAGCGCAAGAAGGCAGGCCTCAAGAAGGCCCGCAAGGCTCCGCAGTACTCGAAGCGCTGA
- the glmM gene encoding phosphoglucosamine mutase, producing MARLFGTDGVRGVANADLTAELAMELSTAAAKVLGEAGAFTGRRPTALVGRDTRISGELLSAAVNAGLASTGVDVIDVGVVPTPGLAYLVNKQGTDLGVMLSASHNPMPDNGIKFFQRGGVKLDDTIEDSIEERLNENWSRPVAGDVGRIDADEGHALRQGYIDYLVSSLEDTRLDGLKVVIDAANGAASFTAVPAFEAAGATVIGIHNTPDGLNINDHAGSTHIESLQAKVVAEGADLGIALDGDADRCLAVDASGAVVDGDHVMAILALDLKEQGKLHNNTLVATIMSNLGLINAMRENGIQVEQTRVGDRYVLETMASNGFTLGGEQSGHVIISEYANTGDGVLTGLHVAARVARCGRPLTELASVMTTLPQVMINVPNVDKMRAGIDPEITRAVTQANNKLGDNGRVVLRPSGTEPLVRVMVEAATSQDAQQVAEELAALVATRLAL from the coding sequence ATGGCACGACTATTCGGAACCGATGGAGTACGCGGAGTCGCCAATGCCGACCTCACCGCAGAGCTCGCGATGGAGTTGTCAACAGCGGCCGCGAAGGTGCTCGGTGAGGCAGGGGCGTTCACCGGACGCCGCCCCACGGCGCTGGTCGGACGCGACACCCGTATCTCGGGGGAGTTGCTCTCGGCGGCAGTCAATGCGGGGTTGGCGAGCACCGGTGTGGACGTCATCGATGTGGGTGTCGTCCCGACTCCCGGGCTCGCCTATCTGGTCAACAAGCAGGGCACCGATCTCGGCGTGATGCTGTCGGCCTCCCACAACCCGATGCCGGACAACGGCATCAAGTTCTTCCAGCGCGGCGGGGTCAAGCTCGACGACACGATCGAGGACTCGATCGAGGAGCGGCTCAACGAGAACTGGTCGCGTCCGGTCGCCGGCGATGTCGGGCGCATCGATGCCGACGAGGGCCACGCGCTTCGCCAGGGCTACATCGACTACCTGGTGTCGAGTCTGGAGGACACCAGGCTGGACGGTTTGAAGGTCGTCATCGACGCGGCGAACGGGGCGGCGTCCTTCACGGCGGTGCCTGCCTTCGAGGCGGCCGGGGCCACGGTGATCGGCATCCACAACACTCCTGACGGTTTGAATATCAACGACCACGCCGGGTCGACACATATCGAGTCGCTGCAGGCCAAGGTGGTGGCCGAGGGTGCCGATCTGGGCATCGCGCTCGACGGCGATGCCGACCGCTGCCTCGCCGTGGACGCGAGCGGCGCGGTGGTCGACGGCGACCACGTAATGGCGATCCTGGCGCTCGATCTGAAAGAGCAGGGCAAGCTGCACAACAATACCCTGGTCGCCACGATCATGAGCAATCTCGGATTGATCAATGCGATGCGTGAGAACGGCATCCAGGTCGAACAGACCCGGGTCGGCGACCGCTATGTACTGGAGACCATGGCGAGCAACGGGTTCACGTTGGGTGGCGAACAGTCCGGACACGTCATCATCAGCGAATACGCGAACACCGGTGACGGTGTGCTGACCGGATTGCATGTGGCGGCGCGGGTGGCGCGCTGCGGCCGTCCGTTGACCGAATTGGCATCGGTGATGACCACACTGCCGCAGGTGATGATCAACGTGCCGAATGTCGACAAGATGCGCGCCGGCATCGATCCCGAGATCACCCGGGCAGTCACCCAGGCCAACAACAAGCTCGGGGACAACGGACGCGTCGTGCTGCGTCCTTCTGGTACCGAGCCGTTGGTACGGGTGATGGTGGAGGCCGCCACGAGCCAGGACGCCCAGCAGGTCGCTGAGGAGTTGGCTGCACTGGTCGCCACCCGCCTCGCCTTGTGA
- a CDS encoding ion transporter: MAAAKFRVPGGRAPGWQRLAMDIVRSRLFQTFIIVVIVANAVVIGINTFTLDSRIANFLMRGDWISVAIFSVELVLRFAADGLNVKKFFSSGWNTFDFLVVAVCFVPGVSTSATALRLVRLLRVSRLLRIMPDARVLLRGLHNAAGPALSLGALTVLLCYLYAVVGWMAFHDKGGADMPGYFDNIGEAMLTMFELLTLEGWNQTLHDLREISPFAVPYVISFLLIGTYIVLNLVVGIIINSLDDAYKERDHERALECMAAGDQRASIETTVSELRESLARLEAQLGEFKPSGGARVISGPGGEGLYTAESELSGPAS, translated from the coding sequence ATGGCCGCCGCGAAGTTCCGGGTACCGGGCGGACGTGCGCCCGGCTGGCAACGCTTGGCGATGGATATCGTCCGGTCTCGGTTGTTCCAGACCTTCATCATCGTGGTTATCGTCGCCAATGCGGTGGTGATAGGCATCAACACCTTCACCTTGGACAGCCGGATCGCCAACTTCTTGATGCGCGGCGACTGGATCTCGGTGGCGATCTTCAGTGTCGAGTTGGTTCTTCGGTTCGCTGCCGACGGGTTGAACGTGAAGAAATTCTTCTCGTCGGGGTGGAACACCTTTGACTTCTTGGTGGTGGCGGTCTGCTTCGTCCCCGGGGTGTCGACCAGTGCCACGGCATTGCGGCTGGTTCGATTGCTGCGGGTCAGCAGATTGCTGCGAATCATGCCGGACGCCCGGGTGCTGCTGCGCGGGCTGCACAATGCGGCCGGGCCGGCGCTGTCGCTGGGTGCACTGACGGTGCTGCTGTGCTACCTCTACGCGGTCGTCGGCTGGATGGCGTTCCACGACAAGGGTGGCGCGGATATGCCCGGATACTTCGACAACATCGGTGAAGCGATGCTCACCATGTTCGAATTGCTGACCTTGGAAGGCTGGAACCAGACGCTGCACGATCTGCGCGAGATCAGTCCGTTCGCCGTGCCTTACGTCATCTCCTTCCTGCTGATCGGCACCTACATCGTGCTGAATCTGGTGGTCGGCATCATCATCAATAGCCTGGACGACGCCTACAAGGAACGTGACCACGAGCGGGCGCTGGAATGCATGGCGGCCGGTGACCAGCGGGCCAGCATCGAGACGACCGTCAGCGAGTTGCGCGAATCCTTGGCCCGGCTGGAGGCCCAGTTGGGCGAGTTCAAACCCTCAGGTGGGGCACGGGTGATTTCAGGGCCGGGTGGCGAGGGGCTCTACACCGCCGAAAGTGAGCTGTCCGGCCCGGCGAGCTGA
- the coaA gene encoding type I pantothenate kinase — protein MSELGDAAVSSPWVTVPRQAWADLATDGQLALDAETIERLRGLQDPTDERDVAEVYLPLAELLNLYRINHDQLYSDSYGFLNVAPSRTPFIIGVAGSVAVGKSTTARLLRELLQQSQGHPKVDLITTDGFLHPNAVLEDRGILDKKGFPESYDRRSLLAFVVAVKSGVPEVSAPVYSHVIYDIVPDEQITVSSPDILIVEGLNVLQPAPVGSSLALNDFFDFTVYVDADEEDIRSWFVARFMALRDTAFRDPTSFFRAYAELSDAEAIRQALDVWDTINRPNLVQNIEPTRDRATAILRKGSDHVISEVRIRRI, from the coding sequence ATGTCCGAATTGGGGGACGCTGCTGTGAGTAGTCCGTGGGTAACCGTGCCGCGCCAAGCATGGGCCGACCTGGCTACCGATGGTCAGCTGGCCCTTGACGCGGAGACCATCGAGCGGCTTCGTGGCCTTCAGGATCCGACCGATGAACGTGACGTCGCCGAGGTCTATCTGCCGCTGGCGGAGTTGTTGAACCTCTATCGCATCAATCACGACCAGCTGTATTCCGATTCATACGGTTTCTTGAACGTCGCACCTAGCCGCACCCCATTCATCATCGGCGTGGCAGGCTCGGTGGCGGTCGGAAAATCGACCACCGCCCGACTGCTGCGCGAACTCCTGCAGCAGTCGCAGGGCCATCCGAAGGTGGATCTGATCACCACGGACGGGTTCCTGCACCCCAACGCCGTGCTGGAAGACCGCGGGATCCTCGACAAGAAGGGTTTTCCGGAAAGCTACGACCGCAGGTCGCTGCTGGCATTCGTGGTTGCGGTGAAGTCCGGCGTTCCCGAGGTCAGCGCGCCGGTATATTCGCATGTCATCTACGACATCGTTCCCGATGAGCAGATCACCGTGTCGAGTCCGGACATCTTGATCGTCGAGGGTCTCAACGTCTTGCAGCCGGCTCCGGTCGGAAGCAGCTTGGCCCTGAACGATTTCTTTGATTTCACCGTATATGTGGATGCCGATGAAGAAGACATCCGAAGCTGGTTCGTGGCCAGGTTCATGGCGTTGCGCGACACTGCGTTCCGTGATCCGACCAGTTTCTTCCGCGCCTACGCCGAGCTATCGGACGCCGAAGCCATCCGTCAGGCCCTTGACGTCTGGGACACGATCAATCGTCCCAACCTGGTCCAGAACATCGAGCCCACCCGCGACCGGGCGACCGCCATCCTGCGCAAAGGCAGCGACCACGTGATCTCCGAAGTCCGCATCCGGCGGATCTGA
- a CDS encoding sugar-binding domain-containing protein translates to MVANLSDIDTQQLRQMARVARLHYEEGLRQNEIAFKLSLSPSKVSRLLKRAASVGVVQTIVRVPDGVHAGLEEELEGKYGLSEAVVTDAQGSHSEVLPSLADAGSAYLETTLISPVILGVSAWSETLMSVTNRLTHGSAPRIRTVVQLDGGVGHSETQLQSARMLERLAAVSDGEPVMVQAPGVASSKATHDAWMREETVRHAMGLWGQAEVALLGIGALHRSELVRSSGNYARAEDVTALAKRGAVGDVCLRYFDSNGDPVASSFDERVVGVTLAELRQIPRRIAVAGGAEKITAIRAALRGGIITTLVTDLGVARELAAD, encoded by the coding sequence GTGGTCGCGAACTTGTCCGATATTGACACCCAACAGCTGCGGCAGATGGCCCGGGTAGCACGACTTCACTACGAGGAGGGCCTGCGTCAAAATGAGATTGCTTTCAAGCTGAGTCTGTCTCCGTCGAAAGTGTCGCGCTTGCTGAAACGAGCAGCAAGCGTGGGCGTTGTGCAGACTATTGTGAGGGTTCCAGACGGTGTGCATGCCGGACTTGAGGAAGAACTCGAAGGCAAATATGGACTTTCTGAGGCGGTGGTAACTGATGCTCAGGGCTCACACTCTGAAGTCTTGCCATCGCTCGCTGACGCTGGTTCCGCATACCTTGAAACCACGTTGATTTCTCCGGTGATTCTGGGGGTCTCGGCGTGGAGCGAGACGCTGATGTCCGTGACCAATCGGCTCACCCACGGATCAGCGCCCCGCATACGCACAGTAGTCCAACTTGATGGCGGAGTTGGGCATAGCGAGACCCAGCTTCAGTCAGCAAGAATGCTCGAGCGCCTGGCTGCTGTGAGCGATGGTGAACCTGTGATGGTTCAGGCGCCCGGTGTTGCTTCGTCGAAGGCCACACACGATGCATGGATGCGCGAAGAGACGGTTCGGCACGCAATGGGTCTATGGGGACAAGCGGAGGTTGCTCTGTTAGGGATTGGTGCGTTACACCGATCAGAACTTGTTCGCAGCAGTGGCAACTACGCGCGAGCGGAAGATGTAACGGCTTTGGCTAAGCGTGGCGCTGTGGGTGATGTGTGCCTACGGTATTTCGATTCGAATGGTGATCCGGTCGCTTCCTCATTCGATGAGCGGGTGGTTGGTGTCACCTTGGCAGAACTAAGACAGATCCCGCGCAGGATTGCTGTAGCTGGAGGAGCTGAGAAGATTACCGCGATCCGAGCCGCGTTACGAGGGGGAATTATCACGACATTGGTGACCGATCTCGGCGTGGCTCGGGAACTAGCCGCTGACTGA
- a CDS encoding class II fructose-bisphosphate aldolase, translating into MLVNFREMLADATRNHYGVGCINTPNKTYLRALVEAAEEINAPLIIDHAEVHDPLIPLEQVAADMVEAAEKAKVPVAVHIDHGESMNFIVRGLNNRFSSVMYDCSKLPFEENVQKVKAFIEMVRPAGITVEAELGEMPSTLHDTHAGDADAPKPGFTDPARASEFVERTGVDALAVTFGTSHGIYVEEPHLDLNHLAKLREATGDTPLVMHGSSGVALPEIRKAIDGGIAKVNYYSYLAVDSSDFARTCLEQDKEAGIPTFYHELVEKVYAHTKDEAKRLLSEFLNGHER; encoded by the coding sequence GTGCTCGTCAACTTTAGAGAGATGCTTGCGGACGCCACGCGTAACCATTACGGAGTCGGCTGCATTAACACGCCCAATAAGACCTATCTGCGCGCCTTGGTTGAGGCGGCGGAAGAGATCAACGCGCCGTTGATCATCGATCATGCGGAGGTCCACGATCCTCTCATTCCGTTAGAACAAGTCGCCGCAGACATGGTCGAGGCTGCAGAGAAGGCGAAAGTACCGGTGGCCGTTCATATCGATCACGGTGAATCGATGAACTTCATCGTTCGTGGCCTAAACAACCGATTCAGCTCGGTCATGTACGACTGCTCCAAGCTGCCTTTCGAGGAGAACGTTCAGAAGGTCAAAGCGTTCATCGAGATGGTCCGCCCGGCGGGCATCACTGTTGAGGCCGAGCTCGGTGAGATGCCCAGTACCTTGCATGACACCCATGCCGGTGATGCGGACGCTCCGAAACCAGGATTCACCGATCCAGCGAGGGCGTCGGAATTCGTCGAGCGCACCGGAGTCGACGCACTGGCCGTCACTTTCGGCACTTCGCACGGTATATACGTCGAAGAACCACACCTCGATCTGAACCATTTGGCCAAGTTGCGTGAGGCCACCGGCGACACGCCTCTGGTGATGCACGGCAGCTCGGGAGTTGCTCTTCCGGAGATTCGCAAGGCGATCGATGGCGGTATCGCAAAGGTGAACTACTACTCCTACCTCGCGGTCGATTCTTCGGACTTTGCGCGTACTTGCCTTGAGCAAGACAAGGAGGCAGGGATTCCAACCTTCTACCACGAGCTTGTCGAAAAGGTATACGCGCATACCAAGGACGAAGCCAAGAGGCTGCTGTCCGAGTTCTTGAACGGACATGAGCGTTAA
- a CDS encoding PTS sugar transporter subunit IIA — MSVNQATMVHQEILDPSLVRLNIDPPRDFSSLLDLLAEMLDDAGRLVDRAVYRSDIYARETEGSTYMGQGIGIPHAKSSGVRAASVCVLRLARPMTYQSHGESGPVDKVFAIAVPADAGTQHLRILAKIARMLVDEAFMAEFEASESADHLVELIANRL; from the coding sequence ATGAGCGTTAATCAGGCGACCATGGTCCATCAGGAGATTCTCGATCCGAGCCTTGTCAGGCTCAATATTGACCCGCCGCGGGACTTCTCGTCGCTGCTAGATCTGCTTGCCGAGATGCTTGACGATGCGGGCCGACTTGTGGATCGTGCTGTGTATCGGTCCGATATTTACGCGCGGGAGACCGAGGGCTCAACTTACATGGGCCAGGGAATCGGTATTCCCCATGCGAAGTCCTCGGGTGTGCGCGCCGCGTCGGTGTGCGTGCTACGACTCGCCCGTCCGATGACATACCAGTCCCACGGTGAAAGTGGGCCGGTCGACAAAGTATTCGCGATCGCTGTCCCGGCAGATGCTGGAACGCAACACCTGAGAATCCTTGCCAAGATTGCGCGAATGCTCGTCGACGAGGCATTTATGGCCGAATTTGAGGCGTCCGAATCGGCTGACCATCTAGTGGAATTAATAGCAAATCGACTCTGA
- a CDS encoding fructose PTS transporter subunit IIB → MKIVAVTSCATGIAHSYMAAEAIEKICKKQGFKVKVEIQGAMGIENALSNSEISAADAVVLANDVAVSKADRFKGHEQKTVRLSPHKVIQNPEAVVHELETAHLIKEG, encoded by the coding sequence ATGAAGATCGTTGCTGTGACATCTTGCGCAACCGGTATTGCGCACTCATATATGGCCGCTGAGGCCATCGAGAAGATCTGTAAGAAGCAGGGTTTCAAAGTCAAGGTTGAGATTCAGGGAGCGATGGGTATTGAGAATGCTCTGTCGAATTCCGAGATATCCGCGGCCGATGCCGTCGTTCTGGCCAATGACGTGGCGGTAAGTAAGGCAGACCGCTTCAAAGGTCATGAACAAAAGACCGTTCGGTTATCACCGCACAAGGTGATTCAAAACCCGGAAGCGGTAGTTCACGAGTTGGAAACAGCCCACCTTATCAAGGAGGGTTGA
- a CDS encoding PTS fructose transporter subunit IIC, giving the protein MSVREEGRKLGQSLMTGVSYMIPFVVAGGILIALGFAFGGIYVGDGEGFWTDIFAIGKVSMGLMTAVLGGYIAYGIADKPALVAGFVAGAIANNQGSGFIGAILGGIIAGYLVLLLKKIKLPAVLRSLLPVLIIPVISVFVIGVLMYYVFGGPVAWLNTSLTNWLQTMSGGAKVILGIVQGAMLALDMGGPVNKAAYAFALAAADTGNWAPMAANFIASMSPPLGVGLAVLLAPKKFTKAERGSLGGLLVGGFGMITEFAIPFAAANPFRIIPALMAGSAVGGALSYLAGLTMQAPHGGLFVLLLCNKPLIFLLILVIASLVTAALIIVLKPKPSDDASMGIDMGDMLGGDDQASPETPATRDSEETTINNN; this is encoded by the coding sequence ATGAGTGTCAGGGAAGAGGGCCGGAAGCTTGGCCAATCGCTGATGACCGGAGTGTCTTACATGATCCCGTTCGTGGTGGCCGGCGGAATTCTCATAGCCTTGGGCTTCGCATTCGGTGGCATCTACGTAGGCGATGGCGAAGGCTTCTGGACGGACATTTTTGCCATCGGCAAAGTATCGATGGGCCTGATGACCGCAGTGCTGGGCGGATATATCGCCTATGGAATCGCCGACAAACCCGCGTTGGTTGCGGGCTTTGTCGCCGGTGCCATCGCCAACAACCAAGGTTCAGGCTTCATTGGCGCAATCCTTGGCGGCATTATCGCTGGATATCTTGTTCTCCTGCTGAAGAAGATCAAGCTTCCTGCGGTGCTGCGATCATTGCTGCCAGTCCTGATCATTCCGGTGATCTCGGTGTTCGTAATCGGTGTTTTGATGTATTACGTTTTTGGTGGGCCGGTAGCTTGGCTGAATACGTCGCTGACCAATTGGCTACAGACGATGTCCGGCGGAGCCAAGGTCATCCTGGGTATAGTCCAAGGCGCCATGCTGGCCCTGGATATGGGAGGCCCCGTCAACAAGGCCGCCTATGCGTTCGCGTTGGCAGCAGCTGATACGGGAAACTGGGCACCTATGGCGGCGAACTTCATCGCATCCATGTCGCCACCGCTGGGGGTCGGATTGGCCGTCCTCCTCGCGCCCAAGAAGTTCACCAAGGCCGAGCGTGGATCACTAGGTGGCCTACTCGTGGGCGGCTTCGGGATGATCACTGAGTTCGCTATTCCTTTTGCTGCTGCAAATCCGTTCAGAATTATCCCGGCGTTGATGGCCGGAAGCGCGGTCGGCGGCGCGCTTTCTTATCTCGCGGGCCTCACCATGCAAGCCCCACACGGCGGTCTATTCGTGCTGCTGCTGTGCAATAAGCCATTGATCTTCTTGTTGATCTTGGTGATTGCTTCTCTGGTTACCGCCGCTCTGATCATCGTACTCAAACCGAAGCCGTCCGACGATGCCTCGATGGGCATCGATATGGGCGACATGCTCGGCGGCGATGATCAGGCGAGCCCGGAAACACCCGCAACTCGTGACAGCGAAGAAACGACAATCAACAACAACTAA